In one Oryza glaberrima chromosome 2, OglaRS2, whole genome shotgun sequence genomic region, the following are encoded:
- the LOC127761482 gene encoding uncharacterized protein LOC127761482, translating to MRRAEGFGLLGTSDCEEDGGSAAASSPPRHRRSVTSSAPPPPLRLENFVRLFDLLIPNIAAPPRSTYYGVSDQDLVHCVGDLSRGGARAPFRVHEQEESAGDPGLRYLLNDRSSNSSNADLEAEREAALVRQAHLYERVRTSTPYHTGSANGVLKISGARGLRTATNAWNMRACRPFSTAPPPPPEPVPPVPKPPLPPSTHALQHISDDEDRCRYRDSNSLHSCYNPLDFVKKYPVVQFVQLKCATTAKFDRYVLKGWFQYAARDLLKSIGEHHLADLELNAITLDTLVVSCNMNAAEFLPKFKVRCETQKATDEGKMKNYQQAADVFKKLIDASVDDPDLWALLSEDAKHWLQNLDNPNLSEVYLLVNHTCFLPVQLYSHFYLACYDQLMRVPRHYAQAIFSQLPYRIGDPKGDWKTRAMQHPLLREHLLIQGANYGNEDSEQGRYRRNVPSHKTKLLGPYSPEEVDRILHLHFEKTNVDLMRTMWRRGLTYGLGLEKFFK from the exons atGCGGAGAGCGGAG GGTTTTGGACTTTTGGGGACTTCAGACTGCGAGGAGGATGGTGGATCCGCCGCAGCGTCATCacctccgcgccaccgccgcagcgtCACCTCCTCCGCGCCTCCCCCGCCTCTACGCCTCGAAAACTTCGTGCGGTTGTTCGACTTACTCATCCCCAACATTGCAGCACCGCCCAG GTCCACCTACTATGGAGTCAGTGATCAAGACCTCGTGCACTGCGTCGGCGACCTCAGCCGCGGAGGCGCCAGGGCTCCTTTCAGAGTTCATGAACAGGAAGAGTCCGCAGGTGATCCAGGTCTGCGTTATCTTCTGAATGACAGATCTAGCAACAGCAGCAATGCCGACCTTGAGGCAGAGCGAGAAGCAGCATTGGTGCGTCAGGCTCACCTTTATGAAAGGGTCAGGACTAGCACACCGTACCACACTGGTTCGGCGAATGGTGTGCTCAAGATATCTGGTGCAAGAGGTCTTCGCACAGCGACAAATGCGTGGAACATGCGAGCGTGTCGGCCGTTCTcaactgctcctcctcctcctccagagcCAGTGCCACCTGTGCCCAAGCCCCCTCTGCCTCCATCGACTCATGCTCTTCAGCATATCTCCGACGATGAGGACAG GTGCAGGTACAGGGACAGTAATTCTCTCCACTCATGCTATAATCCATTGGATTTTGTGAAGAAATACCCTGTGGTTCAGTTTGTGCAATTAAAATGCGCAACGACTGCCAAATTTGACAGGTATGTGCTTAAGGGATGGTTTCAGTATGCCGCTCGTGATCTTCTTAAGTCAATTGGAGAACATCATCTTGCTGACCTGGAGCTTAATGCGATTACCCTTGATACTCTAGTTGTGAGTTGCAACATGAATGCAGCTGAGTTTCTCCCAAAGTTTAAAGTTCGCTGTGAGACTCAGAAAGCTACAGATGAGGGGAAGATGAAAAATTATCAACAAGCCGCTGATGTTTTCAAAAAGTTGATAGATGCATCTGTTGATGATCCAGATCTATGGGCGCTTTTGTCGGAGGATGCTAAACACTGGCTACAGAACTTGGATAACCCAAATCTATCTGAAGTCTATCTCCTTGTGAATCATACCTGTTTTCTGCCAGTACAGCTGTACTCGCACTTTTATCTTGCCTGTTATGATCAATTGATGAGAGTCCCAAGGCATTATGCTCAAGCAATCTTCTCCCAGCTGCCATACCGCATTGGGGATCCAAAGGGAGATTGGAAAACAAGAGCTATGCAACATCCACTGCTGAGAGAACACTTGCTCATTCAAGGTGCTAACTATGGAAATGAAGACTCTGAACAAGGAAGATACAGAAGAAATGTCCCAAGTCACAAGACAAAGCTTCTTGGGCCGTATTCTCCGGAAGAAGTTGACAGAATCCTGCACCTTCATTTCGAGAAAACTAATGTTGATCTGATGCGAACTATGTGGCGCCGGGGGCTGACTTATGGCCTTGGTCTAGAGAAGTTCTTCAAGTGA